One segment of Antennarius striatus isolate MH-2024 chromosome 5, ASM4005453v1, whole genome shotgun sequence DNA contains the following:
- the igsf8 gene encoding immunoglobulin superfamily member 8 encodes MKTSMASMKTTLFALLQWVFQYAVCRDVTLPPGPLYRVAGFPLSLPCVVSGFEGPRTQDFEWFLYKDNAGGRQMGVVSTRDKGFPYAPYLPRVRNGEVRVERDSGDKVRLIIQRLRAEDQGKFECYTPSTDTTFQGNYSATVHVKVIPDTLQISYSRTLTGQPVPEGAELTLTCSAGIQSEELTHVSITFGKRSDREGLDSVTGAEVNTAKEIIAIDNMLGVVPGRSFKKRYDDGEITLEKRNQDTGLAVYVMKMKAVQPDDSGSYYCEASQWIRDRDRSWQKIAQRTMDIGNLTVRQLAESLSVTSSPRGEVTLQVGSPLVLTCEVSGLPSEVSSGLLVQWMRRGSVSSDVAGIGGVEVEMARMSPDGVVSWGDDLSRSSAGSLEKVAEGRYSLKLFSARPLDSGVYRCVVSVYAGRRNPGPSVPATLTQRSDGVTVNLKTKDVLVSAAARLPRGPLLKRGNTIVLICNATITTTGPTQAQVQWLRWPIPNIKKNPAPDVSPTDAPVRENPELVAAIMHDGVAKVYANSSEVSVDRLSAVSYRLRVHAATMEDQGLYACHAEAWGQDPHGGWYNTGARAESNTVTVYLYARAFDLLLLPLVIGVSTALLVGVIIIATVTCCFMKRLARQRVRK; translated from the exons atgaagacctCGATGGCTTCCATGAAAACGACGCTGTTTGCGCTTCTCCAGTGGG TGTTCCAGTATGCTGTGTGTCGTGATGTAACCCTTCCCCCTGGACCCCTCTACCGCGTTGCAGGGTTCCCCCTCTCCCTGCCCTGTGTCGTGTCGGGTTTTGAAGGGCCACGTACGCAGGATTTTGAGTGGTTCCTTTACAAGGATAATGCTGGAGGGAGGCAAATGGGAGTTGTGTCCACCAGAGACAAGGGCTTTCCTTATGCCCCCTATCTGCCCCGGGTGAGGAATGGGGAGGTGAGGGTAGAGAGGGACTCTGGGGACAAGGTCCGGCTGATCATCCAGAGGCTTCGAGCTGAAGATCAGGGGAAGTTTGAGTGCTATACGCCGAGCACGGACACCACCTTCCAGGGCAACTACAGCGCAACAGTGCATGTCAAAG TGATCCCAGACACTCTCCAAATCAGCTATTCCCGCACACTCACCGGCCAGCCTGTACCAGAGGGGGCTGAGCTAACTCTGACCTGCTCTGCCGGCATCCAATCAGAAGAGCTCACCCATGTGTCCATCACGTTCGGGAAGCGCAGCGACAGAGAGGGTTTGGATAGTGTAACGGGAGCCGAGGTCAACACGGCTAAAGAGATCATCGCCATTGACAACATGCTGGGGGTCGTTCCTGGACGCTCCTTCAAGAAGAGGTATGATGACGGAGAGATCACCCTGGAGAAGAGGAACCAGGACACCGGATTGGCCGTGtacgtgatgaagatgaaggcggTTCAGCCGGACGACAGCGGCTCGTATTACTGCGAGGCCTCCCAGTGGATACGGGACCGCGATCGATCGTGGCAGAAGATCGCACAGAGGACGATGGACATTGGGAACCTGACTGTTCGGCAGCTAG CCGAGTCTCTGAGTGTAACATCCTCGCCCAGAGGCGAGGTGACCCTGCAGGTCGGCTCCCCTCTAGTCCTGACCTGTGAGGTATCGGGGCTTCCGTCTGAAGTCAGTTCAGGCCTGCTGGTCCAGTGGATGAGGAGAGGGTCTGTGAGCAGCGATGTGGCTGGAATTGGGGGCGTTGAG GTGGAGATGGCCCGGATGAGCCCAGATGGCGTTGTAAGCTGGGGGGACGACCTCAGCCGGTCTAGTGCGGGCTCTCTGGAGAAAGTGGCGGAGGGCAGATACTCCCTGAAGCTGTTCTCAGCCCGCCCCTTGGACTCAGGGGTGTATCGGTGTGTGGTAAGCGTTTACGCTGGAAGAAGAAACCCCGGCCCCTCCGTTCCTGCAACGCTTACCCAGAGGTCTGATGGAGTCACAGTCAACCTCAAGACCAAAG ACGTGTTGGTTTCAGCTGCGGCTCGTCTCCCTCGAGGCCCCTTGTTAAAAAGAGGGAACACCATCGTCCTGATCTGCAACGCCACCATCACAACCACAGGCCCTACCCAGGCACAGGTGCAGTGGCTGCGGTGGCCAATCCCAAATATCAAGAAGAATCCAGCACCCGACGTCAGTCCGACAGACGCCCCCGTCAGGGAAAACCCTGAGCTTGTTGCTGCGATCATGCATGACGGCGTAGCAAAGGTCTACGCCAACAGTAGCGAGGTTAGCGTCGACCGGCTGTCTGCCGTCAGCTACAGGCTGAGGGTCCACGCGGCTACGATGGAGGATCAGGGCCTGTACGCGTGTCATGCTGAGGCGTGGGGTCAGGACCCACATGGAGGCTGGTACAACACCGGGGCCAGAGCCGAGTCCAACACCGTAACGGTTTACCTGTACGCCAGAG